A single region of the Streptomyces sp. NBC_01803 genome encodes:
- a CDS encoding IucA/IucC family protein: protein MDHSDPLRAGHAAAGETLLRAYVRETGAVVPPAGQVLRLPLPATGLELAVPVRYRSRTGWHRFGEPEVAGGRPADTALVAAALIRESTLGRGAPPHLGGDAAARVLGSAARTAVHLARRRAEGESEGAGGPTPFLDAEQALLLGHPFHPAPKSREEASGSELDAYSPELRGSFALHWFAAHPDAVVGENADGGPVAELLRPFAEGLRLPRGMLPVPAHPWQAREVLGRPEVAALVDAGLLRPLGPAGPAWHATSSVRTVHRPDAAVMLKLSLGMRITNSRRNNLRGEMRLGVRAARLLATGPAGWLRAEHPEFAILRDFAWISAGAEGPETGLETAIRDNPFHGGAREGLCVAGLLAERTGPGDGSPPPHRALLSAAVEHAARALGVPAAEAAERWFGRYLDVLAVPLIRLYARYGLALEPHHQNTLVALDGDGLPCAGWYRDSQGYYLAASRAAELERQLPGVTDGVELVFDDGFVDERVAYYLGVNNLLGLIGAFGALGLADEDVLLRALRAALERLRAAEPAAKGLLDLLLDAPALRCKANYLTCVDGLDELVGDVHTQSVYIDLPNPLTEAQR, encoded by the coding sequence TTGGATCATTCCGACCCGCTGCGCGCGGGGCACGCGGCGGCCGGGGAGACATTGCTGCGCGCCTACGTCCGGGAGACGGGCGCGGTCGTGCCGCCCGCCGGGCAGGTGCTGCGGCTGCCGCTGCCCGCGACCGGTCTTGAGCTGGCCGTTCCGGTGCGCTACCGGTCCCGGACCGGCTGGCACCGCTTCGGCGAGCCGGAGGTCGCGGGTGGCCGGCCCGCCGACACCGCGCTGGTGGCGGCGGCGCTGATCCGGGAGAGCACCCTGGGCCGGGGGGCGCCCCCGCATCTGGGTGGCGACGCCGCCGCCCGGGTGCTGGGATCGGCGGCACGGACCGCCGTCCATCTGGCGCGCCGCCGTGCCGAGGGCGAGAGCGAGGGCGCCGGGGGGCCGACGCCGTTCCTCGACGCCGAGCAGGCGTTGCTGCTGGGCCATCCGTTCCACCCCGCGCCGAAGAGCCGCGAGGAGGCATCCGGCTCCGAACTCGACGCCTACTCCCCCGAGTTGCGCGGCTCGTTCGCGCTGCACTGGTTCGCCGCGCACCCGGACGCCGTGGTCGGCGAGAACGCCGACGGCGGCCCGGTCGCCGAGCTGCTGCGGCCGTTCGCCGAGGGCCTCCGGCTGCCGCGCGGAATGCTGCCGGTGCCCGCGCACCCGTGGCAGGCGCGCGAGGTGCTGGGCCGCCCGGAGGTGGCGGCGCTGGTGGACGCCGGGCTGCTGCGCCCGCTCGGGCCGGCCGGGCCGGCCTGGCACGCGACCTCGTCGGTGCGGACCGTGCACCGGCCGGACGCCGCCGTGATGTTGAAGCTGTCGCTGGGCATGCGGATCACCAACTCCCGCCGCAACAACCTGCGTGGCGAGATGCGGCTCGGCGTGCGGGCCGCCCGGCTGCTGGCCACGGGTCCGGCGGGGTGGCTGCGGGCCGAGCACCCGGAGTTCGCCATCCTGCGGGACTTCGCCTGGATCTCGGCCGGCGCCGAGGGCCCGGAGACCGGCCTGGAGACGGCGATCCGCGACAACCCGTTCCACGGCGGCGCCCGCGAAGGGCTGTGCGTGGCGGGCCTGTTGGCGGAACGAACCGGGCCGGGCGACGGCTCGCCGCCGCCGCACCGCGCGCTGCTGTCGGCCGCCGTGGAGCACGCGGCGCGGGCCCTGGGCGTGCCGGCCGCCGAGGCGGCGGAGCGCTGGTTCGGCCGGTATCTCGACGTGCTGGCCGTGCCGTTGATCCGGCTGTACGCGCGGTACGGCCTCGCGCTGGAGCCGCACCACCAGAACACGCTGGTCGCGCTGGACGGCGACGGGCTGCCGTGCGCGGGCTGGTACCGGGACAGCCAGGGCTACTACCTGGCGGCCTCCCGCGCCGCCGAGTTGGAGCGGCAGTTGCCCGGCGTGACCGACGGCGTGGAGCTGGTCTTCGACGACGGGTTCGTGGACGAGCGCGTCGCGTACTACCTCGGCGTCAACAACCTGCTCGGCCTGATCGGCGCGTTCGGCGCGCTCGGGCTCGCGGACGAGGACGTCCTGCTGCGGGCGCTGCGCGCCGCCCTGGAACGGCTGCGCGCCGCCGAGCCCGCCGCCAAGGGCCTGCTCGACCTGCTGCTGGACGCGCCCGCGCTGCGCTGCAAGGCCAACTATCTGACCTGTGTGGACGGACTCGACGAGCTCGTCGGCGACGTCCACACCCAGTCCGTCTACATCGATCTCCCCAACCCCCTGACGGAGGCACAGCGGTGA
- a CDS encoding lysine N(6)-hydroxylase/L-ornithine N(5)-oxygenase family protein: MTASSASPDRNAPYDLVGVGIGPFNLSLAALADGVAGFDALFLDAKPAFSWHPGLLMEGTVLQVPFLADLVTMADPTSPWSFLNYLRAHDRMFTFFFSERFHIPRREYDHYCRWAAERLPSCRFDAEVTALEWDETADAFAVTYRSSSGAVSRVTARQVVLGVGTSPVVPEPLRPFLTEAHAGRVLHSADFRAHREELGALPDVTVIGAGQSGAEVMLDLLRRQDGDGAGGPFVRWLARTPAFAPMEYSKIGLEHFTPDYIRYFRSLPEATRERLVREQWQLYKGVSEKTLGDIHDELYERTIGGGEPRAALQPGVRVAAAEAVGDGYLLTCRHDQQGETFEVRTSAVVAATGYAAVRPAFLDTLTDLVDWDDKGRYRIDGDYRVALDPRVTGALYAQNAETHTHGVGAPDLSLGAWRAATILNAAAGRTVLDVPRRQAFTTFGAPIPDAPVASALPAAVGIPR, encoded by the coding sequence GTGACCGCGTCCTCGGCATCCCCCGACCGGAACGCCCCCTACGACCTCGTCGGCGTCGGCATCGGCCCGTTCAACCTGTCCCTGGCCGCGCTGGCCGACGGGGTCGCCGGGTTCGACGCCCTCTTCCTCGACGCCAAGCCGGCCTTCTCCTGGCACCCGGGACTGCTGATGGAAGGAACAGTTCTCCAGGTGCCGTTCCTCGCGGATCTGGTCACCATGGCCGACCCGACCAGCCCGTGGTCGTTCCTCAACTACCTGCGCGCGCACGACCGGATGTTCACGTTCTTCTTCTCGGAGCGCTTCCACATCCCGCGCCGCGAGTACGACCACTACTGCCGCTGGGCCGCCGAACGGCTGCCGTCCTGCCGCTTCGACGCCGAGGTCACCGCGCTGGAGTGGGATGAGACGGCGGACGCCTTCGCCGTGACGTACCGTTCGTCGTCCGGGGCGGTCAGCCGGGTGACGGCGCGGCAGGTCGTGCTCGGCGTGGGCACCTCGCCGGTGGTGCCCGAGCCGCTGCGGCCGTTCCTCACCGAGGCGCACGCCGGGCGCGTGCTGCACAGCGCCGACTTCCGCGCCCACCGCGAGGAGCTGGGCGCCCTGCCGGACGTGACCGTGATCGGCGCCGGGCAGTCGGGCGCCGAGGTGATGCTCGATCTGCTGCGGCGGCAGGACGGCGACGGCGCGGGCGGCCCGTTCGTCCGCTGGCTCGCCCGGACGCCCGCGTTCGCGCCGATGGAGTACAGCAAGATCGGCCTCGAACACTTCACGCCGGACTACATCCGGTACTTCCGGAGCCTGCCCGAGGCGACGCGCGAGCGGCTGGTGCGCGAGCAGTGGCAGCTCTACAAGGGCGTCAGTGAGAAGACGCTCGGCGACATCCACGACGAGCTGTACGAGCGGACCATCGGCGGCGGCGAGCCGCGTGCCGCGCTGCAGCCGGGGGTGCGGGTGGCGGCGGCCGAGGCGGTCGGCGACGGCTATCTGCTGACCTGCCGACACGATCAGCAGGGCGAGACGTTCGAGGTGCGGACCTCGGCCGTGGTGGCGGCCACCGGCTACGCGGCCGTCCGGCCGGCCTTCCTGGACACCCTGACCGACCTGGTGGACTGGGACGACAAGGGTCGCTACCGGATCGACGGCGACTACCGGGTGGCGCTCGACCCCCGGGTCACCGGCGCGCTGTACGCGCAGAACGCCGAGACGCACACGCACGGCGTCGGCGCCCCCGACCTCTCCCTCGGGGCGTGGCGGGCGGCGACGATCCTCAACGCCGCCGCCGGGCGCACGGTGCTGGACGTGCCGCGGCGGCAGGCGTTCACGACGTTCGGCGCGCCGATTCCGGACGCGCCGGTGGCTTCGGCGCTCCCCGCCGCCGTGGGCATACCACGATGA
- a CDS encoding MFS transporter: protein MRSRAKAVLISVVGLHLVAETALTPFLPQLFERLYGIDDAEATGLYLWVCRLVGLAALPLWGLAARRWPLHRLVLSGLCGSAVLDLLLGMAPSYAAYTVLSTLIVATNCALLLAYPAFIAEHGEDGGPEGGGGERARLAGLCSIVVVFHLSVVVATVVGAGVLALPEPRVGIAAFAVVDAVLAVLTYRVLGRQGQESQEGRASQESRASQEGRASREGREEAGTAPVAPTAAPRRRSRLVVLAYAALIGLAFDFSTNVARPFFTEFSDSLGGGSAASAVLFFLPSVAALAVLPTVRRCHETLGDRLLPVAMAVGAAGLAWQALADSLPGLVGGRLLFGVGLGLGQVSVELWMFRATGTDGPAYTAVETARSVGLLAAPIAATAAVSHDLAFPLVVAAAIQACAVALALRPARSTPATAPASPRPTAGTAPPSRDVAHPEKRPFATAEPTRPKAGGKAVDAPAGQPVATTTALTRPASGGTAGGDPDKQAVRAAVSAAGAARTEAGGAAVGDPASALAGAGAAVDPWARGPLPGPRSVLPPGAETGAEGARVLPARPARVPPAAEAARPVFPLYSEENKR from the coding sequence ATGAGATCCCGCGCCAAGGCGGTGCTGATCTCGGTCGTCGGCCTCCATCTGGTCGCCGAGACGGCGCTGACGCCCTTTCTGCCGCAGCTCTTCGAGCGGCTGTACGGGATCGACGACGCGGAGGCGACCGGTCTGTACCTGTGGGTCTGCCGCCTCGTCGGGCTCGCCGCCCTCCCCCTGTGGGGGCTGGCGGCCCGGCGGTGGCCGCTGCACCGGCTGGTGCTGTCGGGGCTGTGCGGGTCGGCGGTGCTGGACCTGCTGCTGGGCATGGCGCCCAGTTACGCCGCGTACACCGTGCTGTCCACGCTGATCGTGGCGACCAACTGCGCGCTGCTGCTGGCCTATCCGGCGTTCATCGCGGAGCACGGCGAGGACGGCGGCCCGGAGGGGGGCGGCGGCGAACGGGCGCGGCTGGCGGGGCTCTGCTCGATCGTGGTGGTCTTCCATCTGTCGGTCGTGGTCGCGACGGTGGTCGGGGCCGGGGTGCTGGCGCTGCCCGAACCGCGCGTCGGGATTGCGGCGTTCGCGGTGGTGGACGCGGTGCTGGCCGTGCTGACGTACCGGGTCCTGGGCCGGCAGGGCCAGGAATCCCAGGAGGGCCGGGCATCCCAGGAGAGCCGGGCATCCCAGGAGGGCCGGGCATCCCGGGAGGGCCGGGAGGAGGCCGGGACCGCCCCGGTGGCTCCCACCGCCGCGCCGCGCCGCCGTTCACGGCTCGTCGTGCTCGCCTACGCCGCGCTGATCGGGCTCGCGTTCGACTTCTCCACCAATGTGGCGCGCCCGTTCTTCACCGAGTTCTCCGACAGCCTGGGCGGCGGTTCGGCCGCGTCCGCCGTGCTGTTCTTCCTGCCGAGCGTGGCCGCGCTGGCCGTGCTGCCGACCGTGCGCCGCTGCCACGAGACGCTCGGCGACCGGCTGTTGCCGGTCGCCATGGCCGTGGGGGCGGCCGGGCTGGCCTGGCAGGCCCTGGCCGACTCCCTGCCCGGACTGGTCGGCGGGCGGCTGCTGTTCGGTGTGGGGCTGGGGCTGGGACAGGTCTCCGTCGAGCTGTGGATGTTCCGCGCGACCGGCACCGACGGTCCGGCCTACACCGCCGTGGAGACGGCCCGTTCCGTCGGCCTGCTGGCGGCCCCGATCGCCGCGACCGCCGCCGTCTCCCACGACCTGGCCTTCCCCCTGGTCGTCGCGGCGGCCATCCAGGCATGCGCCGTGGCCCTGGCCCTCCGCCCCGCACGCAGCACCCCGGCGACGGCCCCCGCCTCGCCACGGCCGACGGCGGGAACGGCACCGCCGAGCCGGGACGTTGCCCACCCGGAGAAACGACCGTTCGCCACCGCCGAGCCGACGAGGCCGAAGGCCGGTGGCAAGGCCGTTGACGCCCCGGCAGGGCAACCGGTCGCCACCACCACCGCATTGACACGACCGGCGAGCGGTGGCACGGCCGGAGGCGATCCGGACAAGCAAGCGGTCCGCGCCGCGGTCTCAGCCGCCGGGGCGGCGCGGACGGAGGCCGGCGGCGCGGCCGTTGGTGATCCGGCGTCCGCCCTGGCGGGGGCCGGCGCGGCTGTCGATCCGTGGGCGCGCGGGCCGCTTCCGGGCCCTCGGTCCGTCCTTCCGCCCGGCGCGGAGACCGGCGCCGAGGGGGCCCGGGTGCTCCCGGCCCGTCCCGCTCGCGTTCCCCCGGCCGCCGAGGCGGCGCGGCCGGTCTTCCCCCTGTACTCCGAGGAGAACAAGCGATGA
- a CDS encoding IucA/IucC family protein, whose protein sequence is MNPTTRDAWAQAGQRLVVKAVEEFAYEELLVPVPDAGGPDDGWRLELGDGAHWSFRAARGTFGTWRLVPGTLRRHPAPDDGGEAGPERLLLDARPVLGWDGPTTAEVLRELTATRRAEAEVIARGLPAAELADLDHLDLEAHQDGHPCMLLNKGRLGFSASDAAAYAPEAAGSLRLRWAAVHSGLASYGGVHGLDADALLAEELDAETRERFAAVLRDARAAGGHDPADYHWLPVHPFHWDEAVATLFAPYLADGRIVPLGEGPDRYRPLQSIRTLANLDHPHRRNVKVPLLIRNTLVWRGLSPEPTRAAPDVTAWLHAVRVADPYLRDELRFHPLGEVAAVAVRHPLYASVQDAPYRYHELLGAVWREPVAALLREGEKARTMAALLTVGSDGRALVAELVERSGLAPRTWLARFFGALLPGLLHYLYRYGVAYCPHGENTVILYDAADLPIGIAVKDFAEDVNLLPGSHPEYEALSERADALLLRWPARELAHSLLSAVFAGHFRFFAPLAAEHLGVPEEEFWAMVRAEILRYHARFPELSDRFEEFGLLAPEFDRVALNREQLLGGGFHDRAEKDEGFDIVHGTVANPLAHPLVDSLTNSPAQERI, encoded by the coding sequence ATGAACCCCACCACGCGCGACGCCTGGGCGCAGGCGGGCCAGCGGCTCGTCGTCAAGGCCGTCGAGGAGTTCGCCTACGAGGAACTACTCGTTCCCGTGCCCGACGCCGGCGGTCCGGACGACGGCTGGCGGCTGGAGCTCGGGGACGGCGCGCACTGGTCGTTCCGGGCCGCGCGGGGCACGTTCGGCACCTGGCGGCTCGTGCCCGGCACCCTCCGCCGCCATCCCGCCCCCGACGACGGCGGCGAGGCCGGGCCCGAGCGGCTGCTGCTCGACGCCCGGCCGGTCCTCGGCTGGGACGGGCCGACCACCGCCGAGGTGCTGCGCGAGCTGACCGCGACCCGGCGGGCCGAGGCCGAGGTGATCGCGCGCGGGCTGCCCGCCGCCGAGCTGGCCGACCTGGACCACCTCGATCTGGAGGCCCACCAGGACGGTCACCCCTGCATGCTGCTCAACAAGGGCCGGCTGGGCTTCTCGGCCTCCGACGCCGCCGCCTACGCGCCCGAGGCGGCCGGCTCGTTGCGCCTGCGGTGGGCCGCCGTGCACTCCGGTCTCGCCTCCTACGGCGGCGTCCACGGCCTGGACGCCGACGCCCTCCTCGCCGAGGAGCTGGACGCGGAGACCCGCGAGCGGTTCGCGGCGGTGCTGCGGGACGCCCGCGCCGCCGGCGGACACGACCCGGCGGACTACCACTGGCTGCCCGTGCACCCTTTCCACTGGGACGAGGCCGTCGCGACGCTCTTCGCGCCCTATCTCGCGGACGGCCGCATCGTGCCGCTCGGCGAGGGCCCCGACCGTTACCGCCCCCTCCAGTCCATCCGCACCCTCGCCAACCTCGACCACCCGCACCGGCGCAACGTGAAGGTGCCGCTGCTGATCCGCAACACCCTGGTGTGGCGGGGGCTTTCGCCCGAGCCGACCCGGGCCGCCCCCGATGTGACGGCCTGGCTGCACGCGGTGCGCGTCGCCGACCCGTACCTCCGCGACGAGCTGCGCTTCCATCCGCTGGGCGAGGTCGCGGCGGTGGCCGTGCGGCATCCGCTGTACGCGTCCGTGCAGGACGCCCCCTACCGCTACCACGAGCTGCTGGGCGCGGTCTGGCGCGAGCCGGTCGCGGCGCTGCTACGGGAGGGCGAGAAGGCCCGGACCATGGCCGCGCTGCTGACGGTCGGCTCGGACGGCCGCGCGCTCGTCGCCGAACTCGTCGAACGCTCCGGCCTCGCGCCGCGCACCTGGCTGGCTCGCTTCTTCGGGGCCCTGCTGCCCGGCCTGCTGCACTACCTCTACCGGTACGGCGTGGCCTACTGCCCGCACGGCGAGAACACCGTGATCCTCTACGACGCCGCCGACCTACCCATCGGCATCGCCGTCAAGGACTTCGCCGAGGATGTGAACCTGCTGCCCGGCAGCCACCCCGAGTACGAGGCGCTGTCCGAGCGCGCCGACGCGCTGCTGCTGCGCTGGCCGGCCCGGGAGCTGGCGCACTCGCTGCTCAGCGCGGTCTTCGCGGGCCACTTCCGGTTCTTCGCCCCGCTGGCCGCCGAGCATCTGGGGGTGCCCGAGGAGGAGTTCTGGGCGATGGTCCGCGCCGAGATCCTGCGCTACCACGCGCGGTTCCCCGAGCTGTCCGACCGATTCGAGGAGTTCGGCCTGCTAGCACCGGAGTTCGACCGGGTGGCGCTCAACCGCGAGCAGCTGCTCGGCGGCGGTTTCCACGACCGCGCCGAGAAAGACGAGGGGTTCGACATCGTCCACGGCACCGTCGCCAATCCCCTCGCCCATCCCCTCGTCGACTCGCTCACCAACTCCCCTGCCCAGGAGCGGATATGA
- a CDS encoding glutamine synthetase family protein: MTAPETPWARLRAQADAGRVEEVIVSVPDLQGRLQGSRLSVPYFLAEAAERGFGACVYLLASDVEMGTGPGYAIDAWESGFGDFELRPDPSTLRTLPWDPGTALVLADAVWPGGAPVEVAPRQVLRIQLDRLAERGLTAFAGTELEFLVFLDSYRAAWDRRYHGLSPATSYNVDYALQGLTAIEPVVRRIRREMAGAGLALETARGECHPGQYEIVFRYAEAMVTCDNHVVFKNGAKQIAAQEGVALTFMPKYDQGEGNSCHIHLSLRGTDGTPVLADAAADDGMSDLMRHFVAGQLACLPDFALLMAPNINSYKRLQPGAFAPTGITWGRDNRTCPVRVVGAGQSLRIEHRVPGGDANPYLAVAAAVAAGLHGIDNRLPLPPPHTANALADPAVPRLPATLTEALRRWERSEIAAKVFGEAVVTHYAQAARAELTAFETAVTDWERVRGFERL; encoded by the coding sequence ATGACCGCGCCCGAGACCCCGTGGGCGCGGTTGCGCGCCCAGGCCGACGCCGGCCGCGTCGAGGAGGTCATCGTCTCCGTCCCCGATCTTCAGGGCCGGCTCCAGGGCAGCCGCCTGTCCGTGCCGTACTTCCTGGCGGAGGCCGCCGAGCGCGGCTTCGGGGCGTGCGTCTATCTCCTCGCCTCCGACGTGGAGATGGGCACCGGCCCGGGCTACGCCATCGACGCCTGGGAGAGCGGCTTCGGCGACTTCGAGCTGCGCCCCGACCCGTCGACCCTGCGCACGCTGCCCTGGGACCCGGGCACCGCGCTGGTCCTCGCCGACGCGGTGTGGCCCGGCGGCGCCCCGGTGGAGGTCGCGCCGCGCCAGGTGCTGCGCATCCAGCTCGACCGGCTGGCCGAGCGCGGGCTGACCGCGTTCGCCGGGACGGAGCTGGAGTTCCTGGTCTTCCTCGACTCCTACCGGGCCGCGTGGGACCGCCGCTACCACGGTCTGTCCCCCGCCACGAGCTACAACGTGGACTACGCGCTCCAGGGACTGACGGCGATCGAGCCGGTGGTACGCCGCATCCGCCGCGAAATGGCGGGCGCGGGGCTGGCGTTGGAAACGGCCAGGGGCGAATGCCACCCCGGGCAGTACGAGATCGTCTTCCGGTACGCGGAGGCGATGGTCACCTGCGACAACCACGTGGTGTTCAAGAACGGTGCCAAGCAGATCGCCGCGCAGGAGGGCGTGGCGCTCACGTTCATGCCCAAGTACGACCAGGGTGAGGGCAATTCGTGCCACATCCATCTCTCGCTGCGTGGCACCGACGGCACCCCGGTGCTGGCCGACGCGGCGGCGGATGACGGCATGTCGGACCTGATGCGGCACTTCGTGGCGGGCCAGTTGGCCTGCCTGCCCGACTTCGCGCTGCTGATGGCGCCCAACATCAACTCCTACAAGCGCCTCCAGCCCGGCGCGTTCGCCCCCACCGGCATCACCTGGGGCCGCGACAACCGGACGTGCCCGGTGCGCGTGGTGGGCGCGGGACAGTCCCTGCGCATCGAGCACCGGGTGCCCGGCGGGGACGCCAACCCGTACCTCGCCGTGGCGGCGGCCGTCGCCGCCGGGCTGCACGGCATCGACAACCGGCTGCCCCTGCCGCCCCCGCACACCGCCAACGCCCTGGCCGACCCGGCCGTCCCGCGCCTGCCCGCCACCCTGACGGAGGCACTGCGCCGCTGGGAGCGCAGCGAGATCGCCGCGAAGGTCTTCGGCGAGGCGGTCGTCACCCACTACGCCCAGGCCGCGCGCGCCGAACTGACCGCGTTCGAGACGGCGGTCACCGACTGGGAGCGGGTGCGCGGCTTCGAGCGCCTGTGA
- a CDS encoding SAM-dependent methyltransferase, whose protein sequence is MADQNVEIDLSRPSIARVYDAVLGGKDNYEVDRVVADQVRATMPHIGDVGWFNRAALGRAVRHLTSEVGIQQFVDLGAGLPTMENTHQVAQRHNPAARVVYVDNDPIVLAHGRALLEENDRTAVVTADLRDPGTVLGHPVLRELIDFGQPVGVLLVGMLHHLHDDENPQGIVDSYLAAVPPGSHLVITHFCDTGPEARAVEKTMLEFLGTGRFRTIEEIEAYFQGLELLEPGVVPLPMWHPDGPVEQPLSVAQRLMAGGVARKP, encoded by the coding sequence GTGGCGGACCAGAACGTCGAGATCGACCTGAGCAGGCCCAGCATCGCGCGCGTCTACGACGCGGTGCTCGGCGGCAAGGACAACTACGAGGTCGACCGCGTCGTCGCCGACCAGGTGCGGGCGACCATGCCGCACATCGGCGACGTGGGCTGGTTCAACCGGGCGGCGCTGGGCCGGGCGGTCCGCCATCTGACGAGCGAGGTCGGCATCCAGCAGTTCGTGGACCTGGGCGCCGGTCTGCCCACCATGGAGAACACCCATCAGGTCGCTCAGCGCCACAACCCCGCCGCCCGCGTGGTGTACGTGGACAACGACCCGATCGTGCTCGCCCACGGCCGGGCCCTGCTGGAGGAGAACGACCGGACGGCCGTCGTCACCGCCGACCTGCGCGACCCCGGGACGGTCCTCGGCCACCCCGTCCTGCGCGAGCTGATCGACTTCGGCCAGCCGGTCGGCGTCCTGCTGGTCGGGATGCTGCACCACCTGCACGACGACGAGAACCCGCAGGGCATCGTGGACAGCTACCTGGCCGCCGTCCCGCCCGGCAGCCACCTGGTCATCACGCACTTCTGCGACACGGGCCCGGAGGCCCGCGCCGTGGAGAAGACGATGCTGGAATTCCTCGGCACCGGCCGGTTCCGGACCATCGAGGAGATCGAGGCGTACTTCCAGGGCCTGGAGCTGCTCGAACCGGGCGTGGTGCCGCTCCCGATGTGGCACCCCGACGGCCCGGTCGAGCAGCCGCTGTCCGTCGCCCAGCGCCTCATGGCCGGGGGCGTCGCCCGCAAGCCCTGA
- a CDS encoding heavy metal translocating P-type ATPase has protein sequence MTMAATTGRTAIAEPAAAPPRGPVTAHRTRLWALAEVRWAAAATALFVLGVVADVAGAPGWATWTLYLSCYVAGGWEPLWAGLTALREKSLDVDLLMIVAAIGAASIGQVLDGGLLIVIFATSGALEAYATQRTADSVRGLLDLAPEHATRLTAAGGEEVVATAELVVGDEILVRPGERVGADGEVIDGASDVDQATITGEPLPVPKLMGDEVFAGTLNGGGALRVLVTRPAEDSVVARIVAMVRQASDTKAPTQLFIEKIEQRYSVGIVVATLLIFAVPFFGLGQSLDDALLRAMTFMIVASPCAVVLATMPPLLAAIANAGRHGVLVKSAVVMERLGATDRVAFDKTGTLTEGTPRVADVRVLPGTQLDAAGVLRLAAAAEYRSEHPLARAVVTAAAERGISPDPVTDFSSAPGRGVSALVGGHRIEVGSPAHLLREITGPADTVVPELEEAGRTAVVVRVDGTPVAVLGIADRPRPGAAGTVRAVAELTGAPPVLLTGDNARAARRLAREVGIEDVRAGLLPEDKVAAVRELEDAGYRTLVVGDGVNDAPAMAAAHLGVAMGRAGSDLALETSDAVVVRDELDTIPSVIALSRRARRVVMANLVIAGTFISVLVVWDLAGHLPLPLGVAGHEGSTVIVGLNGLRLLRSAAWPGERRQGAEPRRTGV, from the coding sequence ATGACCATGGCGGCGACGACCGGTCGAACCGCTATCGCCGAGCCCGCGGCGGCACCCCCGCGCGGGCCGGTGACCGCGCACCGCACGCGGCTGTGGGCGCTGGCCGAGGTGCGCTGGGCGGCGGCGGCGACCGCCCTGTTCGTGCTCGGCGTCGTGGCCGACGTCGCGGGCGCGCCGGGCTGGGCGACCTGGACCCTGTATCTCTCCTGCTACGTGGCCGGCGGCTGGGAGCCGCTGTGGGCGGGTCTGACGGCGCTTCGGGAGAAGAGCCTCGACGTGGATCTGCTGATGATCGTGGCCGCGATCGGCGCCGCGTCGATCGGTCAGGTGCTGGACGGCGGCCTGCTGATCGTCATCTTCGCCACGTCGGGCGCCCTGGAGGCGTACGCCACCCAGCGGACGGCCGACTCAGTGCGGGGCCTGCTGGACCTGGCGCCCGAGCACGCCACCCGGCTGACGGCGGCGGGCGGCGAGGAGGTGGTGGCCACCGCCGAACTGGTCGTCGGCGACGAGATCCTGGTCCGGCCCGGCGAACGGGTCGGCGCCGACGGCGAGGTGATCGACGGCGCGAGCGACGTGGATCAGGCCACCATCACCGGCGAGCCGCTGCCCGTGCCCAAGCTCATGGGCGACGAGGTGTTCGCCGGCACGCTCAACGGCGGCGGCGCCCTGCGGGTGCTGGTGACCCGGCCCGCCGAGGACTCGGTGGTGGCCCGGATCGTGGCGATGGTGCGGCAGGCCAGCGATACCAAGGCCCCCACCCAGCTCTTCATCGAGAAGATCGAACAGCGGTACTCCGTGGGCATCGTGGTCGCGACCCTGCTGATCTTCGCCGTGCCCTTCTTCGGCCTGGGCCAGAGCTTGGACGACGCGCTGCTGCGGGCGATGACGTTCATGATCGTCGCCTCGCCCTGCGCGGTCGTGCTGGCGACGATGCCCCCGCTGCTGGCGGCCATCGCCAACGCCGGCCGGCACGGCGTGCTGGTGAAGTCGGCGGTCGTGATGGAGCGTCTGGGCGCCACCGACCGGGTGGCGTTCGACAAGACCGGCACCCTCACCGAGGGCACCCCGCGCGTGGCGGACGTCCGCGTCCTGCCGGGCACCCAGCTGGACGCGGCGGGGGTGCTGCGGCTGGCGGCAGCCGCCGAGTACCGCTCGGAGCACCCGCTGGCACGTGCCGTCGTGACCGCCGCCGCGGAGCGCGGCATCTCCCCCGACCCCGTCACGGACTTCTCCTCCGCGCCGGGCCGGGGCGTCAGCGCCCTGGTCGGCGGCCACCGGATCGAGGTGGGCAGCCCCGCCCACCTGCTGCGGGAGATCACCGGCCCGGCCGACACCGTGGTGCCGGAGCTGGAGGAAGCGGGCCGCACGGCCGTGGTGGTCCGCGTGGACGGCACGCCCGTCGCCGTGCTCGGGATCGCCGACCGGCCGCGTCCCGGCGCGGCCGGGACCGTCCGGGCGGTCGCGGAGCTGACCGGCGCTCCGCCGGTCCTGCTCACCGGGGACAACGCCCGCGCCGCCCGGCGCCTGGCCCGCGAGGTGGGCATCGAGGACGTGCGGGCCGGCCTGCTTCCGGAGGACAAGGTGGCGGCCGTCCGCGAGCTGGAGGACGCCGGCTACCGGACCCTGGTCGTCGGCGACGGCGTCAACGACGCGCCGGCCATGGCGGCGGCGCACCTGGGCGTGGCCATGGGCCGGGCCGGGTCGGATCTGGCGCTGGAGACGTCCGACGCGGTGGTGGTCCGGGACGAACTCGACACGATCCCGTCCGTGATCGCGCTCTCCCGTCGGGCCCGCCGGGTGGTGATGGCCAACCTCGTCATCGCGGGCACGTTCATCTCGGTCCTGGTCGTGTGGGACCTGGCGGGCCACCTGCCGCTGCCGCTCGGGGTGGCCGGGCACGAGGGCTCGACCGTGATCGTCGGGCTCAACGGCCTGCGGCTGCTGCGCTCGGCGGCCTGGCCCGGGGAACGGCGGCAAGGGGCCGAGCCCCGGCGCACCGGGGTCTGA